In Vitis vinifera cultivar Pinot Noir 40024 chromosome 17, ASM3070453v1, one genomic interval encodes:
- the LOC100257078 gene encoding protein EDS1L produces the protein MGETLDRIGLSGEVINAAASLAMKAHDSTREPFLLEKPRGLSVAVVAFAGSWLRDDWCAETPFGETTIDAGTFPSLKSLGDDGGALVNESFLRRFKAILGQSSLAKKVIGEKKQVVFTGYSSGAPVAILATLYFLEKSEPNQSPPRCVTFGSPLVGDRIFGHAVRREKWSDHFVHFVMRYDVIPRIMLAPSSTEHKQILDFFNPRSEFFRKPIDSPLGFYSSVMRNASLVANYDACNLMGCRIPALETLRNFIELSPYRPFGTYIFCTGNGKLVVVRNSNAVLQMLFYCAQWTQEEAAGVAQRSLSEHLAYKDEIQESLGMQNVVYLDRLEEIPVSSDGSPATVNTALNDLGLSPQGRLCLQAAGELEKRKSRNQDKIINDYKQKIEGELRKMRKYKEKAETCGLGYYDSFKLNKYEEDFRANVSRLVLAGFWDEMMEMLKAYELPDDFEKSHDFIRLGTDYRRTVEPLDIANFYRHAKDEETGFYMKKGTRPKRYRYIQNWLEHAEKKPSGSRSESCFWAEVEDLRIKTRSCGSSQEIKQKVQQLEKNLIKWIDDESLGKDVLLKNSTFVIWWKGLGPEYKSEPESSCISKLIGG, from the exons ATGGGAGAAACACTTGATCGTATTGGGTTGAGCGGAGAAGTCATTAATGCAGCTGCTTCTCTAGCCATGAAGGCTCACGATTCCACTCGCGAGCCATTTCTCCTCGAGAAACCCCGTGGCTTATCCGTTGCTGTTGTTGCATTTGCTGGATCTTGGCTTCGCGATGATTGGTGTGCGGAGACACCTTTTGGAGAAACGACGATAGATGCTGGTACCTTTCCTTCGCTTAAAAGTTTAGGCGATGACGGAGGCGCTCTGGTCAACGAGTCGTTTCTCCGGCGATTCAAGGCAATCTTAGGCCAATCATCACTTGCCAAAAAG GTAATTGGAGAGAAGAAGCAAGTTGTTTTCACCGGCTACTCGTCGGGTGCTCCGGTGGCCATCCTGGCAACTCTATACTTCTTGGAGAAGTCAGAGCCCAATCAGAGCCCACCCCGCTGCGTCACTTTCGGATCCCCCCTCGTCGGTGATCGGATCTTCGGTCATGCTGTCAGACGGGAGAAATGGTCCGACCACTTCGTTCATTTTGTTATGAGATACGATGTGATCCCTCGGATTATGCTTGCCCCTTCATCCACTGAGCACAAACAAATTCTCGATTTCTTCAATCCCAGATCTGAATTCTTCAGAAAACCCATTGATTCTCCTTTAGGTTTCTATTCCAGCGTGATGAGGAATGCATCCTTGGTTGCAAACTATGATGCCTGCAATCTCATGGGATGCAGAATCCCGGCGTTGGAAACTCTAAGGAACTTCATTGAGCTCAGCCCTTATAGACCTTTCGGAACTTACATCTTCTGCACTGGAAATGGAAAATTGGTTGTCGTAAGGAACTCGAATGCAGTATTGCAGATGCTGTTTTACTGTGCTCAGTGGACCCAAGAAGAAGCTGCAGGGGTTGCACAAAGAAGCCTATCTGAACACTTGGCTTACAAAGATGAAATACAAGAGAGCTTAGGAATGCAGAATGTAGTCTATCTAGATCGTCTGGAAGAGATTCCAGTGTCTTCAGATGGCAGTCCAGCCACAGTCAACACGGCCTTGAATGACCTCGGCCTG AGCCCACAAGGCAGGCTATGCCTTCAAGCTGCAGGAGAGTTGGAGAAGCGAAAGTCAAGAAATCAGGATAAGATCATTAATGATTATAAGCAAAAGATTGAAGGTGAATTAAGAAAGATGAGAAAGTACAAGGAAAAGGCTGAGACTTGCGGACTGGGCTACTATGATTCCTTTAAGCTCAACAAATACGAAGAGGACTTTCGGGCTAATGTGAGCAGGCTTGTGCTAGCTGGTTTCTGGGACGAGATGATGGAAATGTTAAAAGCGTATGAACTTCCGGATGACTTTGAGAAGAGCCATGACTTTATACGACTTGGAACCGATTATCGCCGCACGGTTGAGCCTCTAGATATTGCCAACTTCTATCGACACGCCAAGGATGAAGAGACAGGGTTCTACATGAAAAAGGGGACTCGACCAAAACGATATCGATACATCCAAAATTGGCTCGAGCATGCTGAAAAGAAGCCATCTGGATCCCGCTCAGAATCCTGTTTCTGGGCTGAGGTAGAGGACCTCCGCATTAAAACTAGAAGCTGTGGATCCTCTCAAGAAATTAAGCAGAAGGTTCAGCAACTGGAGAAAAATCTAATTAAATGGATTGATGATGAATCTTTAGGCAAGGATGTGTTGTTGAAGAATTCCACCTTTGTTATATGGTGGAAAGGCCTTGGTCCTGAGTATAAATCAGAACCCGAATCATCTTGCATTTCGAAACTCATCGGTGGGTAA